One Dysosmobacter welbionis DNA segment encodes these proteins:
- a CDS encoding V-type ATP synthase subunit F, with protein MATTYRIAVIGSWESVMGFRALGLETYPVTAPEEARETIRELAKSGDCGIIYLTEQLAKDLPDVLDRYKDELRPAIILIPGREGSLGIGMNNIQQSIQRAVGADIL; from the coding sequence ATGGCCACAACGTATCGGATCGCCGTGATCGGCAGCTGGGAGTCCGTCATGGGCTTTCGGGCCCTGGGACTGGAGACGTATCCCGTCACCGCCCCCGAGGAGGCCCGGGAGACCATCCGGGAGCTGGCAAAGAGCGGCGACTGCGGCATCATCTATCTGACGGAGCAGCTGGCAAAGGACCTGCCGGACGTGCTGGACCGGTATAAGGACGAGCTGCGGCCCGCCATCATCCTGATCCCCGGCCGGGAGGGCTCTCTCGGCATCGGTATGAACAACATCCAGCAGTCCATTCAGAGAGCGGTGGGCGCGGATATCCTCTGA
- a CDS encoding V-type ATP synthase subunit A, producing MSGKIVKVSGPLVVATGLADANMSDVVRVGPQRLIGEILTMKGDSASIQVYEETSGLGPGAEVVTTGAPMSVELGPGMIEGIYDGIQRPLEKIVEKVGANITRGVEVPALDREKKWDFTAVVTPGTKVEGGDVIGTVPETPVVLHKIMVPPNMSGTITDIRSGSFTVEETVATLRTDKGEDVPLTMVQKWPVRIGRPYKHKYPPKRPLCSGQRVIDTLFPIAKGGTAAVPGPFGSGKTVVQHQLAKWADVDIVVYIGCGERGNEMTDVLREFPELKDPRTGESLMKRTVLIANTSDMPVAAREASVYTGITIAEYFRDMGYDVAVIADSTSRWAEALREMSGRLEEMPGEEGYPAYLASRLAQFYERAGSVACIGSDDRRGSLTAVGAVSPPGGDLSEPVAQATMRIVKVFWALDSSLAYKRHFPAINWLNSYSLYLDSLKPWFDENLGPEFLEDRASAMSILQSEASLNEIVQLVGKDALSPADQLTLEVARMVREDFLQQNAFADVDSFSSYDRQEKLLAMVLRYDRLCREAISKGAPVAKLFAVPSREKIGRAKSVPAEEYQQVYQQISAEMEQEITAIAEEGGEDA from the coding sequence TTGAGCGGTAAGATTGTGAAGGTATCCGGACCGCTGGTGGTGGCCACGGGCCTGGCGGACGCCAATATGTCCGACGTGGTCCGCGTCGGCCCCCAGCGGCTGATCGGCGAGATTTTGACGATGAAGGGGGACTCCGCCTCCATCCAGGTGTACGAGGAGACCTCCGGCCTGGGACCGGGGGCGGAGGTGGTCACCACCGGCGCTCCCATGAGCGTGGAGCTGGGCCCCGGCATGATCGAGGGCATCTATGACGGTATCCAGCGGCCGCTGGAGAAGATCGTGGAGAAGGTGGGTGCCAACATCACCCGGGGCGTGGAGGTCCCCGCCCTGGACCGGGAGAAGAAGTGGGACTTCACCGCCGTGGTCACCCCCGGCACAAAGGTGGAGGGCGGCGACGTGATTGGCACCGTGCCGGAGACGCCGGTGGTGCTCCACAAGATCATGGTGCCTCCCAACATGAGCGGCACCATTACGGACATCAGGAGCGGCTCCTTCACCGTGGAGGAGACCGTGGCCACCCTGCGCACTGACAAGGGGGAGGACGTGCCCCTGACCATGGTGCAGAAGTGGCCGGTCCGGATCGGGCGGCCCTACAAGCACAAATATCCCCCCAAGCGGCCGCTGTGCTCCGGCCAGCGGGTCATTGACACCCTGTTCCCCATTGCCAAGGGCGGCACCGCCGCCGTGCCCGGGCCCTTCGGCTCCGGCAAGACTGTGGTGCAGCACCAGCTGGCCAAGTGGGCGGATGTGGACATCGTGGTCTACATCGGCTGCGGCGAGCGGGGCAACGAGATGACCGACGTGCTCCGGGAGTTCCCGGAGCTGAAGGACCCCCGCACCGGGGAGTCCCTGATGAAGCGGACGGTGCTGATCGCCAACACCTCCGACATGCCCGTGGCCGCCCGTGAGGCGTCGGTCTACACGGGCATCACCATCGCGGAGTACTTCCGGGACATGGGCTACGACGTGGCGGTCATCGCTGACTCCACCTCCCGCTGGGCGGAGGCCCTGCGCGAGATGTCCGGCCGGCTGGAGGAGATGCCCGGCGAGGAGGGGTACCCCGCGTACCTTGCCTCCCGCCTGGCCCAGTTCTACGAGCGGGCCGGCAGCGTGGCCTGCATCGGCTCCGATGACCGCCGGGGCAGCCTCACCGCCGTGGGCGCCGTGTCGCCGCCGGGCGGCGACCTGTCCGAGCCCGTGGCGCAGGCCACCATGCGGATTGTCAAGGTCTTCTGGGCCCTGGATTCGTCCCTGGCCTACAAGCGCCATTTCCCGGCCATCAACTGGCTGAACTCCTACTCCCTGTATCTGGACTCCCTGAAGCCTTGGTTTGACGAGAACCTGGGACCGGAGTTCCTGGAGGACCGGGCCAGCGCCATGAGCATCCTCCAGAGTGAGGCCAGCCTGAACGAGATCGTCCAGCTGGTGGGCAAGGACGCCCTGTCCCCGGCGGACCAGCTGACGCTGGAGGTGGCGCGGATGGTGCGGGAGGACTTCCTGCAGCAGAACGCCTTTGCGGATGTGGACAGCTTCTCCAGCTACGACCGGCAGGAAAAGCTGCTGGCCATGGTCCTGCGGTACGACCGGCTGTGCCGGGAGGCCATCTCCAAGGGCGCGCCGGTGGCGAAGCTCTTCGCCGTTCCGTCCCGTGAGAAGATCGGCCGGGCCAAGAGCGTGCCGGCTGAGGAGTACCAGCAGGTCTACCAGCAGATCTCCGCGGAGATGGAGCAGGAGATCACCGCCATTGCGGAGGAAGGAGGAGAGGACGCATGA
- a CDS encoding stage II sporulation protein M — protein sequence MRRFLAAQFAPVLRAWRNGYEAEVRRAAIAFFLLVFLAFGVCLAVPELRLGFSAYLQHLFQGMDLTDGAGNLSPLLLLANNLRACAVTMLYGLIPFVRLPALALGVNAVLLGGLAACYAATDTTMLLYAASLLPHGIFELPALILAFSMGLYICGHLTRRCRRDPAALPLGACLGLAARLLVFLLLPLLILAALTEAYVTPLAAGLFL from the coding sequence ATGAGGCGGTTTCTGGCGGCCCAGTTCGCCCCGGTGCTCCGGGCCTGGCGGAACGGATATGAGGCCGAGGTCCGGCGCGCCGCCATCGCCTTTTTCCTGCTGGTCTTCCTGGCCTTCGGCGTGTGTCTGGCGGTGCCGGAGCTGCGGCTCGGCTTTTCCGCCTATCTCCAGCACCTGTTCCAGGGCATGGACCTGACGGACGGGGCCGGGAACCTCTCCCCGCTTCTGCTGCTGGCCAACAATCTGCGGGCCTGTGCCGTCACCATGCTCTATGGGCTGATCCCTTTTGTGCGTCTCCCGGCCCTGGCGCTGGGCGTGAACGCGGTGCTGCTGGGCGGCCTTGCCGCCTGCTATGCCGCCACGGACACCACCATGCTGCTGTATGCCGCCAGCCTGCTGCCCCACGGGATTTTCGAGCTGCCCGCCTTGATCCTGGCCTTTTCCATGGGGCTGTACATCTGCGGGCACCTGACCCGCCGCTGCCGCCGCGATCCGGCCGCTCTTCCTCTGGGCGCGTGCCTGGGGCTGGCGGCCCGGCTGCTGGTCTTCCTTCTGCTGCCGCTGCTGATCCTGGCGGCGCTGACGGAGGCCTACGTGACGCCCCTCGCCGCGGGGCTGTTCCTCTGA
- a CDS encoding V-type ATP synthase subunit B — MIREYRTVEEIASPLMIVRMVDGVTYDELVEVELHDGSVRRGQVLEVNGDTAVVQLFESAAGINLADAKVRFLGHPLQLGVSADMLGRVFNGMGRPIDGGPEILAEEYRDINGLPMNPAARDYPNEFIQTGVSTIDGLNTLVRGQKLPIFSGSGLPHANLAAQIARQAKVIGDDTSKFAVVFAAIGITFEESEFFVSEFKRTGAIDRTVMFSNLANDPAVERIATPRMALTAAEYLAFEKDMHVLVIMTDITNYAEALREVSAAKKEVPGRRGFPGYLYTNLATIYERAGRQLGKKGSITLIPILTMPEDDKTHPIPDLTGYITEGQIILSRELYRKGIHPPVDVLPSLSRLKDKGIGEGKTREDHSGTMNQLFAAYSTGKDNKELMSILGEAALTPTDLLYAKFADEFEKRYVNQGYEENRSIQETLDLGWELLSILPKSELKRIKPEYIEKYWPKKEL; from the coding sequence ATGATCCGGGAATACAGAACGGTAGAGGAGATCGCTAGTCCTCTGATGATCGTCCGCATGGTGGACGGCGTCACCTATGACGAGCTGGTGGAGGTGGAGCTCCACGACGGCTCCGTCCGCCGGGGCCAGGTGCTGGAGGTCAACGGCGACACCGCGGTGGTGCAGCTGTTCGAGTCCGCCGCCGGCATCAATCTGGCGGACGCCAAGGTCCGCTTCCTGGGCCATCCGCTGCAGCTGGGCGTGTCCGCCGATATGCTGGGACGGGTGTTCAACGGCATGGGCCGGCCCATCGACGGCGGGCCGGAGATCCTGGCGGAGGAGTACCGGGACATCAACGGCCTGCCCATGAACCCGGCGGCCCGGGACTACCCCAACGAGTTCATCCAGACCGGCGTCAGCACCATCGACGGGCTGAACACCCTGGTCCGCGGGCAGAAGCTGCCCATCTTCTCCGGCTCCGGTCTGCCCCACGCCAATCTGGCGGCCCAGATCGCCCGGCAGGCCAAGGTGATCGGAGACGACACCTCCAAGTTTGCCGTGGTGTTCGCCGCCATCGGCATCACCTTTGAGGAGTCGGAGTTCTTCGTCAGCGAGTTCAAGCGCACCGGCGCCATCGACCGGACGGTCATGTTTTCGAACCTGGCCAACGACCCGGCGGTGGAGCGCATCGCCACCCCCCGGATGGCCCTGACCGCCGCGGAGTATCTGGCCTTTGAGAAGGATATGCACGTGCTGGTCATCATGACTGACATCACCAACTACGCCGAGGCATTGCGGGAGGTCTCCGCCGCCAAGAAGGAGGTCCCCGGCCGCCGCGGCTTCCCCGGGTATCTGTACACGAACCTGGCCACCATCTACGAGCGGGCCGGCCGCCAGCTGGGGAAGAAGGGCTCCATCACGCTGATCCCCATTCTGACCATGCCGGAGGATGACAAGACCCACCCGATCCCCGACCTGACGGGTTATATCACCGAGGGGCAGATCATCCTCAGCCGGGAGCTGTACCGCAAGGGCATCCACCCGCCGGTGGACGTGTTGCCGTCTCTGAGCCGTCTGAAGGACAAGGGCATCGGCGAGGGCAAGACCCGGGAAGACCACTCCGGCACCATGAACCAGCTGTTCGCGGCCTACTCCACCGGCAAGGACAACAAGGAATTGATGTCCATTCTGGGCGAGGCGGCTCTGACGCCCACGGACCTGCTGTACGCCAAATTCGCCGACGAGTTTGAGAAGCGGTATGTGAACCAGGGCTACGAGGAGAACCGTTCCATCCAGGAGACGCTGGATCTGGGCTGGGAGCTGCTGAGTATCCTGCCCAAGAGCGAGCTGAAGCGGATCAAGCCGGAGTATATCGAAAAGTACTGGCCCAAGAAGGAGCTGTGA
- the asnA gene encoding aspartate--ammonia ligase, which translates to MSKTTIPSGYRMPLSNNELQRAIELIHQEFQHSLCVRLNLHRVSAPLFVDGRTGLNDDLNGVERPVSFDIPDVGTDGQVVHSLAKWKRLALKRYEFPEGTGLYTNMNAIRRDEEVDNLHSIYVDQWDWEKHISPKDRNVLYLKETVRDIVGAICDTSAALRNAFPALTFKPDRDVYFITTQELEDRYPDLTPNEREVEICRKHHTVFLMQIGKTLASGKRHDGRAPDYDDWELNGDILMWNPILERSFELSSMGIRVDAAALDRQLTAANCNQRRELPFHKMLLNGQLPQSIGGGIGQSRLCMLLIGTCHIGEVQVSLWDADTTKTCEDAGITLL; encoded by the coding sequence ATGAGTAAAACCACCATCCCCTCCGGCTACCGGATGCCCCTCAGCAACAACGAGCTCCAGCGGGCCATCGAGCTGATCCACCAGGAGTTTCAGCACAGCCTTTGTGTGCGCCTGAACCTGCACCGGGTCTCCGCCCCCCTGTTCGTGGACGGCCGCACCGGCCTGAACGATGACCTGAACGGCGTGGAGCGCCCTGTCTCCTTTGACATCCCCGATGTGGGCACCGACGGCCAGGTGGTCCACTCCCTGGCCAAATGGAAGCGCCTGGCCCTGAAGCGGTACGAGTTCCCCGAGGGAACGGGCCTCTACACCAACATGAACGCCATCCGGCGGGACGAGGAGGTGGACAACCTCCACTCCATCTATGTGGACCAGTGGGACTGGGAGAAGCATATCTCTCCCAAAGACCGGAACGTGCTGTACCTGAAGGAGACGGTGCGCGACATCGTGGGCGCCATCTGCGACACCTCCGCTGCCCTGCGCAACGCCTTCCCTGCCCTGACCTTCAAGCCGGACCGGGACGTGTACTTCATCACCACCCAGGAGCTGGAGGACCGCTATCCCGACCTGACGCCCAACGAGCGGGAGGTGGAGATCTGCCGCAAGCATCACACCGTGTTTCTGATGCAGATCGGCAAGACCCTGGCCTCCGGCAAGCGCCATGACGGCCGCGCTCCCGACTACGACGATTGGGAGCTGAACGGCGATATCCTCATGTGGAACCCCATTCTGGAGCGGAGCTTCGAACTGTCCTCCATGGGCATCCGGGTGGACGCCGCGGCTCTGGACCGCCAGCTGACCGCCGCGAACTGCAACCAGCGCCGGGAGCTGCCCTTCCACAAGATGCTGCTGAACGGCCAGCTGCCCCAGTCCATCGGCGGCGGCATTGGCCAGTCCCGGCTGTGCATGCTGCTGATCGGCACCTGCCACATTGGCGAGGTTCAGGTGAGCCTGTGGGATGCTGACACCACGAAAACATGTGAAGATGCTGGTATCACGCTGTTGTAA
- a CDS encoding V-type ATP synthase subunit K codes for MEFFEAFGGLALGLLGAGLAAVLSGIGSAKGTGIAGEAGTGLLCQDPSKFGKVMILQVIPGTQGLYGLVVWFFAVFRMGLLDGTAFDMTVQEGLRYFVACLPMALGGLFSAIAQGRVAAGSINLLAKKPDDWSKGMVLCITVEFYAILSLLASMLMIINISG; via the coding sequence ATGGAGTTCTTTGAGGCATTCGGCGGTTTGGCATTGGGTCTGCTGGGCGCTGGTCTGGCAGCGGTCCTCTCGGGCATCGGGTCGGCCAAAGGCACCGGCATCGCAGGCGAGGCGGGCACGGGGCTTCTGTGCCAGGATCCCAGCAAGTTCGGCAAGGTGATGATCCTCCAGGTGATCCCCGGCACCCAGGGTCTGTACGGCCTGGTGGTGTGGTTTTTCGCGGTGTTCCGCATGGGGCTGCTGGACGGCACCGCCTTTGATATGACCGTGCAGGAGGGGCTGCGGTATTTCGTGGCCTGCCTGCCCATGGCGTTGGGCGGCCTGTTCTCTGCCATCGCCCAGGGCCGCGTGGCCGCCGGGTCCATCAACCTGCTGGCCAAGAAGCCCGACGACTGGTCCAAGGGCATGGTGCTGTGCATCACGGTGGAGTTCTACGCGATCCTGTCCCTGCTGGCCTCCATGCTCATGATTATCAACATCAGCGGCTGA
- a CDS encoding tyrosine-type recombinase/integrase has protein sequence MNAATWTWTTGLRRGELLGLKWTGIDFQRKTLRIQRRIARQNGGNVKTVSGMMGHYSAGFTLDTYAHVTKDTQIQAVNTVSGILTAARN, from the coding sequence ATGAACGCTGCTACATGGACCTGGACAACCGGCCTGCGGCGGGGAGAGCTGTTGGGATTAAAATGGACAGGCATTGACTTCCAGAGAAAAACGCTCCGTATCCAGCGGCGTATCGCCCGGCAGAACGGGGGAAACGTGAAAACAGTCTCTGGAATGATGGGCCATTACAGCGCCGGATTCACGCTGGACACCTACGCCCACGTCACCAAAGACACCCAGATCCAGGCGGTAAACACGGTCAGCGGCATCCTGACAGCAGCGAGGAACTGA
- a CDS encoding V-type ATPase subunit codes for MAKTIKDTDYLVISARVKALETGLLTAERMEQILDAKSGEDAGKLLQEWGYPQLDPRRPEAMDAALSAVREATLADLAEGTPDARYIDLFKVKYDYHNVKALLKAEAVGTAPDRMLMDMGRVSTAELAEAVRSRELDGLPETLAAAVVEAREVLDTTRDPQLSDIVLDRWCYRDMAALAEETGSAFLRGYVAVQVDAVNLRTAVRTLRMGKGADFLLGALLEGGDLAPDAVAKAASSGAAGLRELYGATRFRDAAEAGAEALKGGPLTAFEKLCDDAVGDYLAGAQSVPFGEAPLVSYLAARETEYTNLRILLMGRAAGIDPAVIRTRLRASYV; via the coding sequence TTGGCAAAGACCATCAAGGACACCGATTACCTGGTGATCTCCGCCCGGGTGAAGGCCCTGGAGACAGGGCTTCTGACGGCGGAGCGGATGGAGCAGATCCTGGATGCCAAAAGCGGCGAGGACGCGGGGAAGCTCTTGCAGGAGTGGGGGTATCCCCAGCTGGATCCCCGGCGGCCGGAGGCCATGGACGCGGCATTGTCCGCCGTGCGGGAGGCCACCTTGGCCGACTTGGCGGAGGGAACGCCGGACGCCCGGTATATCGATCTCTTCAAAGTGAAATACGACTATCATAATGTGAAGGCCCTGCTGAAGGCGGAGGCTGTGGGCACCGCCCCGGACCGTATGCTGATGGACATGGGCCGGGTAAGCACCGCCGAACTGGCAGAGGCGGTCCGATCCCGGGAGCTGGATGGCTTGCCGGAGACGCTGGCCGCGGCCGTGGTGGAGGCCCGGGAGGTGCTGGACACCACCCGAGATCCCCAGCTCAGCGACATCGTGCTGGACCGGTGGTGCTACCGGGATATGGCGGCCCTGGCAGAGGAGACCGGCAGCGCGTTCCTCCGGGGCTATGTGGCGGTGCAGGTTGACGCAGTGAACCTGCGGACGGCGGTGCGGACGCTGCGCATGGGAAAGGGGGCGGACTTCCTCCTGGGCGCGCTGCTGGAGGGGGGAGACCTCGCTCCGGATGCGGTGGCAAAGGCCGCCTCCAGCGGGGCCGCGGGCCTGCGGGAGCTCTACGGCGCCACCCGTTTCCGCGACGCCGCGGAGGCAGGGGCAGAGGCCCTGAAGGGCGGCCCCCTGACGGCGTTTGAAAAGCTCTGTGACGACGCGGTGGGGGACTATCTGGCGGGCGCTCAGTCCGTGCCTTTCGGCGAGGCCCCTCTGGTAAGCTATCTGGCCGCACGGGAGACGGAGTACACGAACCTGCGGATCCTGCTGATGGGCCGCGCCGCCGGCATCGACCCGGCGGTGATCCGCACCCGCCTGCGGGCAAGCTATGTGTAA
- a CDS encoding V-type ATP synthase subunit D, whose amino-acid sequence MPNITVNPTRMELTRLKGKLRTAQRGHKLLKDKRDELMKQFLDTVREVRALRQEVEEELMTVHGAFTVASALMSSQALEQALLDPKQSVKLTQTTKNIMSVNVPVYDFQTQTRSDADIYPYGFAATSGELDTAVDALGKVFRKMLKLAEVEKSAQLMAEEIEKTRRRVNALEYVVIPNTQDAIRYITMKLDENDRATTTRLMKVKDMLLQQSIEEQRQRDAEVLERFREA is encoded by the coding sequence ATGCCCAATATCACGGTCAACCCCACCCGGATGGAGCTCACCCGCCTCAAGGGCAAGCTCCGCACTGCCCAGCGGGGCCACAAGCTGCTGAAAGACAAGCGCGACGAGCTGATGAAGCAGTTTCTGGACACGGTGCGGGAGGTCCGCGCTCTGCGGCAGGAGGTGGAGGAGGAGCTGATGACAGTCCACGGCGCCTTCACCGTGGCCTCCGCGCTCATGAGTTCCCAGGCGCTGGAACAGGCGCTGCTGGACCCCAAGCAGAGTGTGAAGCTGACGCAGACCACCAAAAATATCATGTCGGTTAACGTGCCGGTGTATGATTTCCAGACGCAGACCCGGTCTGACGCGGACATCTACCCTTACGGGTTCGCGGCCACCTCCGGCGAGCTGGACACGGCCGTGGACGCCCTGGGAAAGGTGTTCCGGAAGATGCTGAAGCTGGCGGAAGTGGAGAAATCCGCCCAGTTGATGGCGGAGGAGATCGAAAAGACCCGCCGCCGGGTGAACGCTCTGGAGTACGTGGTGATCCCAAACACCCAGGACGCCATCCGGTATATCACCATGAAGCTGGACGAGAACGACCGGGCCACCACCACCCGTTTGATGAAGGTGAAGGATATGCTGCTGCAGCAGTCCATCGAGGAACAGCGGCAGCGGGACGCGGAAGTGCTGGAGCGGTTCCGGGAGGCTTGA
- a CDS encoding V-type ATP synthase subunit I has translation MADVSALLERLGCAWEAADPAPEEYPEVPVKLKNNCLTRPLNMVTEMYSLPAYDNVDPNPLMAPFFILFYGVMMADMGYGLLMMLASVFVLRTYRPKGTMQHFFGLLGLCGISTFVMGALTGGFFGDFLTQLAQLIHPESTFALPALFTPLDDTLMILVGAMCLGFVQILTGMVISVVGKLKRGQFLDAFWEEITWWVVFAGIALAVLGVTNLVLYAGIVLVVAGPVINGKGFGKITGIFGSLYNHVTGYFGDILSYSRLMALMLSGSVIAQVFNTLGAIPGNVVVFFIVSMAGNALNFALNLLGCYVHDLRLQCLEFFKNFYQDGGKPFRPLAVDTKYVDIQKD, from the coding sequence ATGGCGGACGTGAGCGCCCTGCTGGAGCGCCTGGGCTGTGCCTGGGAGGCGGCGGATCCCGCGCCGGAGGAGTATCCGGAGGTGCCGGTGAAGCTGAAGAACAACTGTCTGACCCGGCCGCTGAACATGGTGACGGAGATGTACTCCCTGCCTGCCTATGACAATGTGGACCCCAACCCCCTCATGGCGCCGTTTTTCATCCTCTTCTACGGCGTGATGATGGCGGATATGGGATACGGACTGCTGATGATGCTGGCCTCCGTCTTTGTCCTGCGGACATACCGCCCGAAGGGAACGATGCAGCACTTCTTCGGCCTGCTGGGCCTGTGCGGCATCAGCACCTTTGTGATGGGCGCCCTGACAGGCGGTTTCTTCGGCGATTTCCTCACCCAGCTGGCCCAGCTGATCCACCCGGAGAGCACGTTCGCCCTGCCAGCCCTGTTCACGCCGCTGGACGACACGCTGATGATTCTGGTGGGCGCCATGTGCCTGGGCTTTGTCCAGATCCTCACCGGCATGGTGATCAGCGTGGTAGGGAAACTGAAGCGCGGACAGTTCCTGGACGCGTTCTGGGAGGAGATCACCTGGTGGGTGGTCTTCGCCGGAATCGCGCTGGCAGTGCTGGGGGTGACGAACCTGGTGCTGTATGCGGGCATCGTGCTGGTGGTGGCCGGGCCTGTCATCAACGGAAAGGGATTCGGGAAGATCACCGGGATCTTCGGCTCCCTGTACAACCACGTGACCGGCTATTTCGGGGACATCCTGTCCTACTCCCGGCTGATGGCCCTGATGCTGTCCGGCAGCGTCATCGCTCAGGTGTTCAACACCTTGGGCGCCATCCCCGGCAACGTGGTGGTGTTCTTCATCGTCTCCATGGCGGGAAACGCCCTGAACTTCGCGCTGAATCTGCTGGGCTGCTACGTCCATGACCTGCGGCTCCAGTGCCTGGAGTTCTTTAAAAACTTCTATCAGGACGGCGGAAAGCCCTTCCGCCCCCTGGCGGTGGATACAAAATACGTGGATATTCAAAAAGACTGA
- a CDS encoding FprA family A-type flavoprotein has product MHCVTNIHEDLYWLGGSDRQLAKFENVFPIPRGVSYNAYLVLDEKTVLLDTVDKAVGERFFENLEFALAGRPLDYVVVNHMEPDHCATLGELLRRWPGAQVVANAKTVPMVSQFFDCDISNRAVVVKEGDTLCTGRHTFTFLMAPMVHWPEVMVTYDAADKVLFSADAFGTFGALNGNIFADQVDFERDWLDDARRYYTNIVGKYGAQVQSLLKRAAGMEIQMICPLHGPIWRENLEWFLEKYQRWSTYTPEDRGVAIFCGSIYGHTENAAEILAARLAERGVKNIALYDVSHTDVSYLVSEAFRCSHLVLASATYNGEIYTPMENFLRDLACHGLRGRSVALIENGTWAARSGMLMTKLLEEMKEMRVMEGTVTLKSSVKEAQRRGLESLADAIADELLH; this is encoded by the coding sequence ATGCATTGCGTGACAAACATCCACGAGGACCTGTACTGGCTGGGAGGCTCTGACCGGCAGCTGGCGAAGTTTGAGAATGTGTTTCCCATTCCCCGGGGCGTCAGCTATAACGCCTATCTGGTGCTGGATGAGAAGACCGTCCTGCTGGACACGGTGGACAAGGCCGTGGGGGAGCGGTTCTTCGAGAACCTGGAGTTTGCCCTGGCCGGCCGGCCCCTGGACTATGTGGTGGTGAATCACATGGAGCCGGACCACTGCGCCACCCTGGGCGAGCTGCTGCGCCGCTGGCCGGGCGCCCAGGTGGTGGCCAACGCCAAGACTGTCCCCATGGTCAGCCAGTTTTTTGACTGTGATATCTCCAACCGGGCTGTGGTGGTGAAGGAGGGGGATACCCTCTGCACCGGCCGCCACACCTTCACCTTCCTGATGGCCCCCATGGTCCACTGGCCGGAGGTGATGGTGACCTATGACGCCGCCGACAAGGTGCTGTTCTCCGCCGACGCCTTCGGCACCTTCGGCGCCCTGAACGGCAACATCTTTGCCGATCAGGTGGACTTTGAGCGGGATTGGCTGGACGATGCCCGCCGCTACTACACCAACATCGTGGGCAAGTACGGTGCCCAGGTCCAGTCCCTGCTGAAGCGGGCCGCCGGGATGGAGATCCAGATGATCTGTCCCCTCCACGGTCCCATCTGGCGGGAGAATCTGGAGTGGTTCCTGGAGAAATACCAGCGCTGGAGCACCTACACCCCCGAAGATCGGGGCGTGGCCATCTTCTGCGGCTCCATCTACGGCCACACGGAGAACGCCGCGGAGATCCTGGCCGCCCGCCTGGCAGAGAGGGGCGTAAAGAACATCGCCCTGTACGACGTGTCCCATACGGACGTGTCCTACCTTGTCAGCGAGGCCTTCCGGTGCAGCCATCTGGTGCTGGCTTCCGCTACATATAACGGGGAGATCTACACCCCTATGGAGAACTTCCTGCGGGATCTGGCCTGCCACGGTCTCCGGGGCCGTTCCGTGGCCCTGATCGAGAACGGCACCTGGGCCGCCCGCTCCGGGATGCTGATGACCAAGCTCCTGGAGGAGATGAAAGAGATGCGGGTGATGGAGGGGACCGTGACGCTGAAGTCCTCTGTCAAGGAGGCCCAGCGCCGGGGGCTGGAGTCCTTGGCGGACGCCATTGCCGACGAGCTGCTCCACTGA
- a CDS encoding V-type ATP synthase subunit E has translation MNGIDKITQRIGADTQAEIDRILADAAAQAEAAADKFRTQAEAEDRDLLAKSERTAAEREERLVSAAQMEARKTLLTAKQEMVERAYQRALEKLRSLPQEQYVELLAALLVRASSTGREEVVFSTEDREGAGKAAVARANELLAKEAAPELPLGDGVVANLLNKVAAGVSAFAQGTAMLAVSEETRDISGGFILKDGRIEVNCTFDALVRAEREQTAGEVAKLLFPEA, from the coding sequence ATGAACGGTATCGACAAGATCACACAGCGGATCGGCGCGGACACCCAGGCGGAGATCGACCGCATCCTGGCGGACGCCGCCGCCCAGGCGGAGGCCGCGGCCGACAAGTTCCGCACCCAGGCGGAGGCCGAGGACCGGGACCTGCTGGCAAAGAGCGAGAGGACCGCGGCGGAGCGGGAGGAGCGCCTTGTCAGCGCCGCCCAGATGGAGGCCCGGAAGACGCTTCTGACCGCCAAGCAGGAGATGGTGGAACGGGCTTACCAGCGGGCGCTGGAAAAGCTCCGTTCCCTGCCGCAGGAACAGTATGTGGAGCTGCTGGCGGCGCTGCTGGTGCGGGCGTCCTCCACCGGACGGGAGGAGGTTGTCTTCTCCACGGAGGATCGGGAGGGCGCCGGCAAGGCGGCTGTGGCCCGGGCCAACGAGCTGCTGGCCAAGGAGGCCGCGCCGGAGCTGCCCCTCGGGGACGGCGTGGTAGCCAATCTTCTGAACAAGGTGGCCGCCGGCGTCAGCGCCTTCGCGCAGGGCACGGCCATGCTGGCCGTGTCGGAGGAGACCCGCGACATCTCGGGCGGCTTCATCCTGAAGGATGGGCGCATCGAGGTCAACTGCACCTTTGACGCCCTGGTGCGCGCGGAGCGGGAGCAGACCGCCGGCGAGGTGGCGAAGCTGCTGTTCCCGGAGGCGTGA